The Procambarus clarkii isolate CNS0578487 chromosome 66, FALCON_Pclarkii_2.0, whole genome shotgun sequence genome has a window encoding:
- the LOC123769393 gene encoding protein FAM89A isoform X2, translating to MDSRPESARSHYSGVGYGASAFEPYYANGSMQGFSPRSSPRSHSTSPRNPSGCTSGNKTHSPRGSPPVPGSISGNNPRLSPAHGPTRQRRPSTLDSQLAVLRKEMVGLRQLDMSLLCQLWSLNESIQEFKQIITERAATGLDWGGGDTSAEDTDDYYGIPVRRPNPYLHPVPEQYPQLSPSSSESSLEYGIQK from the exons ATGGATTCGCGTCCTGAATCTGCTCGTTCCCATTATTCTGGAGTGGGATATGGTGCTAGTGCATTTGAACCATACTATGCTAATGGCTCCATGCAGGGATTCTCTCCCCGTTCATCACCCCGAAGTCATTCAACATCTCCACGAAATCCAAGTGGATGCACCTCAGGAAATAAAACTCACAGTCCAAGAGGAAGTCCTCCAGTTCCTGGTTCAATCTCTGGAAATAACCCAAGATTAAGTCCTGCACACGGGCCTACCAGGCAACGTAGGCCTTCCACTCTAGACTCACAGCTGGCTGTGCTAAGGAAGGAAATG GTTGGCCTGCGTCAGCTGGATATGTCTCTTCTGTGTCAGTTATGGTCACTTAATGAGTCCATTCaagaatttaaacaaattataacTGAGCGTGCAGCTACAGGTTTAGACTGGGGTGGTGGAGATACTTCAGCAGAAGATACTGATGATTACTATGGAATTCCAGTAAGGCGTCCAAACCCCTACCTTCATCCTGTGCCCGAGCAGTATCCACAGCTGTCCCCATCCTCCTCAGAATCTAGCTTGGAATATG GAATCCAGAAGTGA
- the LOC123769393 gene encoding uncharacterized protein isoform X1: MTTIQGLPPLPKSLSGLINLAGRREGAGGGSSGGSGSGVGGVERYSPPVKPSTERYSPVRADSRTESRMDSRPESARSHYSGVGYGASAFEPYYANGSMQGFSPRSSPRSHSTSPRNPSGCTSGNKTHSPRGSPPVPGSISGNNPRLSPAHGPTRQRRPSTLDSQLAVLRKEMVGLRQLDMSLLCQLWSLNESIQEFKQIITERAATGLDWGGGDTSAEDTDDYYGIPVRRPNPYLHPVPEQYPQLSPSSSESSLEYGIQK; this comes from the exons ATGACAACCATTCAGGGACTGCCACCTCTTCCCAAAAGTCTGAGTGGCCTGATCAACTTAGCTGGTCGACGggaaggtgctggtggtggtagcagtgggggtagtggaagtggtgttggaggagtagAGAGATACAGTCCTCCAGTGAAGCCTAGTACTGAACGTTACAGTCCTGTGAGAGCTGACTCACGTACAGAGTCACGCATGGATTCGCGTCCTGAATCTGCTCGTTCCCATTATTCTGGAGTGGGATATGGTGCTAGTGCATTTGAACCATACTATGCTAATGGCTCCATGCAGGGATTCTCTCCCCGTTCATCACCCCGAAGTCATTCAACATCTCCACGAAATCCAAGTGGATGCACCTCAGGAAATAAAACTCACAGTCCAAGAGGAAGTCCTCCAGTTCCTGGTTCAATCTCTGGAAATAACCCAAGATTAAGTCCTGCACACGGGCCTACCAGGCAACGTAGGCCTTCCACTCTAGACTCACAGCTGGCTGTGCTAAGGAAGGAAATG GTTGGCCTGCGTCAGCTGGATATGTCTCTTCTGTGTCAGTTATGGTCACTTAATGAGTCCATTCaagaatttaaacaaattataacTGAGCGTGCAGCTACAGGTTTAGACTGGGGTGGTGGAGATACTTCAGCAGAAGATACTGATGATTACTATGGAATTCCAGTAAGGCGTCCAAACCCCTACCTTCATCCTGTGCCCGAGCAGTATCCACAGCTGTCCCCATCCTCCTCAGAATCTAGCTTGGAATATG GAATCCAGAAGTGA